One Pirellulales bacterium genomic region harbors:
- a CDS encoding glycosyltransferase family 4 protein: MVLNQMCGRLAWETAEDIARQFGPVAMLTGQIDTLERGSTPLIALHASSPHVQRKGSVARLWSWLRFWWRSLFWLFRWSRTTPALYFTNPPILPWVGWIHRLLRGQRYAVIFYDIYPDYLVNLGALRPRGFIASIWRWLNRRTLHRAEAVITLGAHMAEHLARQFNDNRPGPRKIIAVYPWANTDELRPLPKAENPFARAHGQADKLTIMYSGNMGIGHDLDSMLAAAERMQPLTAMHFMFIGGGPRSIEVRNQLSERRLANASFLDLVPEDQLRYSLSTADVALVSLENTVAGLAVPSKAFTFLSVGAPLVVICSQACELLDIVREYQCGWIVTPGNVDQLCDLLTGIASGKYDLAAMKMRARHAAEQIGSRRNTSEIVAALDPLFYPK, from the coding sequence GTGGTGCTCAATCAAATGTGCGGACGGCTAGCTTGGGAAACGGCCGAAGACATTGCTCGGCAATTCGGGCCAGTGGCCATGTTGACGGGACAAATCGACACGCTCGAGCGCGGCTCGACGCCGCTGATCGCGCTACACGCCTCCTCGCCGCATGTGCAGCGAAAAGGGAGCGTCGCGAGGCTCTGGTCGTGGCTTCGATTTTGGTGGCGCTCGCTATTTTGGCTGTTTCGCTGGTCGCGAACAACTCCGGCCCTGTACTTTACGAATCCGCCCATCTTGCCGTGGGTTGGCTGGATCCACCGGCTCCTTCGTGGCCAACGGTATGCCGTCATATTCTATGATATTTACCCTGACTATTTGGTGAACCTTGGCGCGTTGCGGCCGCGCGGCTTCATTGCTTCGATTTGGCGCTGGTTGAACCGGCGCACGCTCCACCGCGCCGAGGCCGTGATCACTCTCGGCGCGCATATGGCCGAGCATCTCGCTCGGCAGTTCAATGACAACCGTCCTGGGCCGAGAAAAATTATCGCCGTCTACCCCTGGGCCAACACCGACGAATTGCGTCCCCTGCCGAAAGCCGAAAACCCGTTTGCTCGTGCGCATGGTCAAGCCGACAAGCTCACCATCATGTACTCGGGCAATATGGGGATCGGACACGACTTGGATTCGATGCTGGCCGCAGCCGAACGCATGCAGCCACTAACTGCGATGCATTTCATGTTCATCGGCGGTGGTCCACGGTCGATCGAAGTGCGCAACCAACTGTCGGAGCGACGTCTTGCCAACGCTTCGTTTCTCGATTTAGTTCCCGAAGATCAACTTCGCTATTCGCTCAGCACCGCCGATGTCGCGCTTGTGTCGCTTGAGAATACCGTTGCCGGCCTGGCAGTCCCGAGCAAGGCGTTTACCTTTCTGTCGGTCGGCGCGCCGCTCGTGGTCATTTGCAGTCAAGCGTGCGAACTGCTGGACATTGTTCGAGAATATCAATGCGGCTGGATCGTCACGCCGGGAAATGTCGATCAATTATGCGATCTTCTAACCGGCATCGCCTCCGGCAAGTATGACCTTGCGGCCATGAAAATGCGCGCACGTCACGCTGCCGAACAAATCGGCTCTCGACGAAATACCTCCGAAATTGTTGCCGCGCTCGATCCGCTATTCTACCCGAAATAA
- the gmd gene encoding GDP-mannose 4,6-dehydratase, which produces MPQYPQKNGKRALITGITGQDGSYLAELLLGKGYEVWGIVRRSSSFNTGRIDHLYQDPHDPDVRLHLMFGDLSDGSALNRILKIAQPDEIYNLGAQSHVKVSFEIPEYTSDVTGLGCVRLLEAMRELQLPARFYEASSSEIYGKVVESPQTETTPLYPRSPYAIAKAFAFYMTRNYREAHGMFAVNGILFNHESPRRGETFVTRKITRAAAKIARGRQEKLYLGNMNAQRDWGFAGDYVEAMWRMMQHESSEDFVVATGQSHSVREFCELAFAQLNLPLQWRGEGQHEVGIGPDGRALVAVDQKYFRPAEVDFLRGDASKAQRLLDWKPKVSFEQLVQMMVKHDFDEASRR; this is translated from the coding sequence ATGCCTCAGTACCCGCAAAAAAATGGAAAACGCGCCCTGATTACCGGCATCACCGGCCAAGACGGCTCGTATTTGGCTGAGTTGCTATTGGGCAAAGGCTACGAAGTGTGGGGGATCGTGCGACGGTCGTCGTCGTTCAACACTGGGCGAATCGACCATCTCTACCAAGACCCACACGATCCCGACGTGCGACTGCACCTCATGTTCGGCGATCTAAGTGATGGCTCAGCGCTGAACCGCATCCTAAAAATTGCCCAGCCTGATGAGATCTACAATCTCGGCGCCCAATCGCATGTCAAAGTGTCGTTTGAGATCCCCGAATACACCTCCGACGTAACCGGCCTGGGCTGCGTACGACTGCTGGAAGCGATGCGCGAACTGCAACTGCCGGCGCGGTTTTACGAAGCGTCGTCCTCCGAAATCTACGGCAAGGTCGTCGAATCGCCACAGACAGAAACAACGCCACTCTATCCGCGCAGTCCCTATGCCATCGCCAAAGCGTTCGCGTTTTATATGACGCGCAACTATCGCGAAGCCCACGGGATGTTCGCCGTGAACGGCATTCTTTTCAATCACGAATCTCCTCGCCGCGGCGAAACGTTTGTCACTCGAAAAATCACACGCGCCGCCGCGAAAATTGCCCGAGGCCGGCAAGAAAAACTGTACCTGGGCAACATGAATGCCCAGCGCGACTGGGGCTTCGCCGGCGACTACGTTGAAGCCATGTGGCGAATGATGCAACACGAATCATCCGAAGATTTTGTCGTCGCCACCGGCCAATCGCACTCGGTGCGCGAGTTTTGTGAACTGGCGTTTGCGCAACTCAATTTGCCGCTGCAATGGCGCGGCGAAGGCCAACACGAAGTCGGCATCGGACCGGACGGACGAGCACTGGTAGCTGTCGATCAAAAATATTTTCGACCTGCCGAGGTCGACTTCCTGCGTGGCGACGCCTCGAAGGCACAGCGCTTGCTAGACTGGAAGCCGAAGGTATCCTTTGAACAATTGGTTCAGATGATGGTCAAACACGACTTTGACGAGGCTTCCCGTCGCTGA